In Lysinibacillus sp. FSL M8-0337, the following proteins share a genomic window:
- a CDS encoding AAA family ATPase, whose amino-acid sequence MRISELHINNFRSFGSTTQVVTIDDLTALIGGNSAGKTSLIIGLLRLFGQKNSDRSLIKTDFHVPESTTTLISLEKNLLIEAKIVFPELETQNTEDIDTIPEFIKHLIVEQPGTTPYLRIRLIGKWIQGTSPDGNIEQELYYVKVPYGHTEADSDLVKVPIHHRNLIQMIYVPAMRNPTNQLKNASGTLLWRIFDGIEWPETLDADIENLTTPIETLFKDVEGIKSIQEILNTQWNKYHKDPRFLNSNLKFNSNTLDDFLKNVEILFNPSVDGNAVKVDELGDGLKSLFYITLVSSLLEIESKQEKTDKPLLNILAIEEPENHISQHLLGRVVRNLKEIAIKDNAQVILSSHNSSIIGKIDPENIRHLQIQNSVSIVNKITLPRKTDAAHTYIKEAIKAYPDLYFSKLVVLGEGDSEEIILPKLLSASDILLDDYNISVVPLGGRHVNHMWKLLNDLSIPHVTLLDLDRERGGGGWGRIKYVLQQLNANNRISEDILKVKRLIGDKSEVYIYTMNEVESFHSRKVEDVNSMNVWIKKLEKEDIFFSYPLDIDFSMLLNFESEYHSTMSQGPRGIDDESSEEYKAKLDDSIKATLKSSKATGKTYTVEEHKAMIWYNSLFLGRGKPSTHIEALKEIDNDWLIEKAPPELLKLVNRIKEKIGFSNEG is encoded by the coding sequence ATGAGGATTTCTGAATTACATATAAATAATTTCAGGTCTTTTGGAAGTACTACACAAGTAGTTACCATCGATGATTTAACAGCATTAATAGGCGGAAATAGTGCGGGGAAAACAAGTTTAATAATAGGGTTATTAAGACTTTTTGGACAAAAAAACTCTGATCGCTCTTTAATAAAAACGGATTTCCATGTACCAGAAAGTACAACAACTCTAATATCTTTAGAAAAGAATCTTTTAATAGAGGCTAAAATAGTCTTTCCAGAATTGGAAACTCAGAATACTGAGGATATAGATACTATACCTGAATTCATTAAACATTTAATAGTTGAGCAACCGGGTACAACACCTTATTTAAGAATAAGATTAATTGGTAAGTGGATTCAGGGAACAAGTCCAGATGGTAACATAGAACAGGAATTGTATTATGTCAAAGTTCCCTATGGACATACCGAAGCAGATAGTGATTTGGTTAAAGTACCAATACATCATAGAAATCTAATACAAATGATCTATGTACCGGCTATGAGAAATCCTACAAATCAATTAAAAAATGCATCAGGGACATTATTATGGAGAATTTTTGATGGTATAGAGTGGCCCGAAACTTTAGATGCTGATATAGAAAATTTGACAACACCTATAGAAACGTTATTTAAGGATGTAGAAGGAATTAAAAGTATTCAAGAGATATTAAACACGCAATGGAATAAGTATCATAAAGATCCTAGGTTCTTAAATAGTAATTTGAAATTTAATAGTAATACACTAGATGACTTTTTGAAGAATGTAGAAATCTTATTTAATCCAAGTGTTGATGGGAATGCTGTAAAAGTTGATGAACTTGGGGATGGATTAAAATCTCTATTTTATATCACGTTAGTTTCTTCACTACTAGAAATAGAGAGTAAGCAAGAAAAAACAGATAAGCCATTATTAAATATACTGGCTATAGAGGAGCCAGAAAATCATATTTCTCAACATTTATTAGGAAGAGTTGTCAGGAATTTAAAAGAAATAGCTATAAAAGATAATGCACAAGTTATTTTATCTTCACATAACTCTTCTATAATTGGAAAAATAGATCCAGAGAATATAAGACATTTGCAAATTCAAAACTCAGTATCAATAGTAAATAAAATTACACTACCTCGAAAAACTGATGCAGCGCATACCTATATTAAAGAAGCAATCAAAGCTTACCCAGATTTATATTTTTCTAAATTAGTCGTTTTAGGAGAAGGGGATAGTGAAGAAATCATACTGCCTAAGTTGTTAAGTGCATCAGACATTTTATTAGATGATTATAATATTTCTGTAGTGCCTTTAGGTGGACGCCATGTAAATCATATGTGGAAATTGTTAAATGATTTATCAATACCTCATGTTACCCTACTAGATTTAGATAGAGAGAGAGGTGGCGGAGGTTGGGGGAGAATAAAATATGTTTTACAGCAACTAAATGCTAATAATCGAATTTCTGAAGATATATTAAAAGTTAAAAGGCTTATTGGTGATAAGAGTGAAGTTTATATTTACACAATGAATGAGGTAGAAAGCTTCCATAGTAGAAAAGTTGAAGATGTGAACAGCATGAATGTTTGGATAAAGAAATTAGAAAAAGAGGATATTTTCTTTTCTTATCCTTTGGATATTGATTTTAGTATGTTGTTAAATTTTGAATCTGAATATCATAGTACAATGTCTCAAGGGCCGAGAGGAATTGATGATGAAAGTTCTGAGGAATACAAAGCTAAATTAGATGACTCGATAAAAGCCACTTTGAAAAGTTCAAAAGCTACAGGGAAAACATATACTGTTGAAGAACATAAGGCAATGATTTGGTATAATTCATTATTTTTAGGCAGAGGAAAACCTAGTACACATATTGAAGCGCTTAAAGAAATAGATAATGACTGGTTAATTGAAAAAGCACCACCTGAACTTTTGAAACTTGTGAATCGGATAAAAGAAAAAATTGGATTTTCAAATGAAGGATGA
- a CDS encoding ImmA/IrrE family metallo-endopeptidase translates to MKNFIQQIYTNLNLENEGNIFNKIDNISNHLNLKTYYIPFSSEINNLDGNWRIFLNENHSKLQIWEDFGVLLGIYFHSFEKLDKIKLETPVEVIKEISPFAYNFCIPDFMLKKIAFYSDEQQTIKLIARTFTVGERFAAKRLSLYRCDLKHSTM, encoded by the coding sequence ATGAAAAATTTTATTCAACAAATTTATACTAATTTAAACTTAGAGAATGAGGGAAATATTTTTAATAAAATTGATAATATCTCGAACCATCTTAATTTAAAAACATATTATATTCCATTTTCTTCTGAAATAAATAACTTAGATGGTAATTGGAGAATTTTCTTAAATGAGAACCACAGCAAACTCCAAATTTGGGAGGATTTTGGGGTATTATTAGGTATTTACTTTCATTCATTTGAAAAGCTAGACAAAATTAAATTAGAAACTCCTGTTGAAGTAATAAAAGAAATTAGTCCATTTGCATATAATTTTTGCATTCCGGATTTTATGTTAAAAAAAATAGCATTCTATTCTGATGAACAACAGACAATAAAACTAATCGCTAGAACATTTACAGTGGGTGAACGTTTTGCTGCTAAAAGGTTATCTCTGTATCGCTGTGATTTAAAACATTCAACAATGTAA
- a CDS encoding ATP-dependent RecD-like DNA helicase: MDSKNYGEVTLEEFEGFISKIHFKKDDFIIATFTTSDKNVMRIKGSLYGVEKKENIRVSGAWEYHSLYGNQFSVVRWERPMPVTKNQTIAFLSSSLVKGCSANNAKKIVEQLGEHAIEVINQLGVAAFKNIRGIGPKRSSQIVDSIRSTFVIQRIISALLTYGITVNMAMKAYKKFGADTLHVLEKNPYKLIELDLVGFLKADEIAKKIGIMPLSTYRIDACVEFVLKSKCFNLGHCFINEEELYTEVLRALNHNSLENDVVTLEDIQQSIYRLEDKKIVIKENRVYPKFLFQYEEKLAENLSLMNDSTDGEALSFLDSLITGYQRKHQIILAEKQREAIHYLFQEQLLILTGGPGTGKTTVIKTMLNLYRNLHPKATVALVAPTGRASRKLSEVTEMEASTIHKLIGYRQGEKPIYDAQNKLPVDFLIIDEMSMVDLQLASLLIDALDKNTKVLFVGDIDQLPSVNPGNVLKDLIDAGLPTVKLTQVFRQSQESQIVTNAHRINKGKPLLINKEKNDFYFIESECPNQIAQLIVLSIARFINLGYSLSDILVLSPMKKGPVGTQVLNEMIREYINPLHTGLNEWIIGKKKFREGDKVIQIKNNDQKNLSNGDIGIVLEITNEKNANGELEDIMICNFSGRKVTFYKEELNQIELGYVITIHKSQGGESPIVIIPVSTSHYVMLARNLIYTGLTRAKNIMVFIGSHKAMHIAIANDKIAKRNSRLAERIVHYVRYNNRFKTQANLFEAE; this comes from the coding sequence ATGGACTCAAAAAATTATGGAGAGGTAACATTAGAAGAATTTGAAGGTTTTATTTCTAAAATCCATTTTAAAAAGGATGACTTTATAATAGCGACCTTCACTACTTCAGATAAAAATGTGATGAGAATTAAAGGTAGTCTGTACGGCGTTGAAAAAAAGGAAAATATTAGAGTGAGTGGGGCATGGGAATACCATTCTCTATACGGTAACCAATTTTCAGTAGTTCGTTGGGAGCGGCCAATGCCTGTTACCAAGAATCAGACTATAGCATTTTTATCATCATCCCTGGTAAAAGGTTGTAGTGCTAATAATGCAAAAAAGATAGTTGAACAACTAGGGGAACATGCTATCGAAGTGATTAATCAATTGGGTGTAGCGGCTTTTAAGAATATTAGAGGCATTGGACCTAAAAGATCAAGTCAAATCGTCGATAGTATACGTTCTACATTTGTAATTCAAAGGATAATTAGTGCGCTTCTGACTTATGGGATAACAGTCAATATGGCTATGAAAGCCTATAAAAAATTCGGTGCTGATACGCTGCATGTATTAGAGAAGAACCCTTATAAGTTAATTGAATTAGATTTAGTAGGGTTCTTAAAAGCGGATGAAATAGCTAAGAAAATAGGGATTATGCCATTATCTACGTATCGTATAGATGCTTGTGTAGAATTTGTTTTAAAAAGTAAATGCTTCAATTTAGGACATTGTTTTATCAATGAAGAGGAGCTATATACCGAAGTATTACGTGCATTAAATCATAACTCTTTAGAAAATGATGTTGTCACACTTGAAGATATTCAACAGAGTATATATAGATTAGAGGATAAAAAAATAGTCATTAAAGAAAACCGTGTCTATCCTAAATTTTTATTCCAATATGAAGAAAAATTAGCGGAGAATCTTTCATTAATGAATGATTCTACCGATGGCGAAGCATTGTCTTTTTTAGATAGTTTAATAACAGGCTATCAAAGAAAACATCAAATTATTCTTGCTGAAAAGCAAAGGGAAGCTATCCACTATTTATTTCAAGAGCAGCTCCTTATCCTTACCGGGGGACCAGGTACAGGTAAAACTACCGTCATCAAAACAATGTTAAACCTATATAGAAACTTACATCCCAAAGCAACGGTTGCTTTGGTAGCGCCTACTGGTCGAGCAAGTAGAAAGCTATCTGAAGTAACTGAAATGGAAGCAAGTACGATTCATAAATTAATAGGTTATAGACAAGGAGAAAAACCTATATATGATGCCCAAAATAAATTACCAGTTGATTTTTTGATTATCGATGAGATGTCGATGGTCGATTTACAATTGGCTAGTTTATTAATCGATGCGCTTGATAAAAACACTAAAGTTTTATTTGTGGGTGACATTGATCAATTGCCATCTGTTAACCCAGGTAATGTATTAAAGGATTTAATTGATGCTGGATTACCGACTGTGAAATTGACACAGGTGTTTCGACAATCACAAGAAAGTCAAATTGTAACAAATGCACACAGAATTAATAAGGGAAAGCCATTATTAATTAACAAAGAAAAAAATGACTTTTATTTTATCGAAAGTGAGTGTCCTAATCAGATTGCACAATTAATCGTACTTAGTATTGCTCGTTTTATTAATCTTGGTTATTCTCTTTCAGATATTCTTGTCCTTAGTCCAATGAAAAAAGGACCTGTAGGAACACAAGTTTTAAATGAAATGATCAGGGAGTATATTAATCCGCTTCACACTGGTCTCAATGAATGGATAATCGGAAAGAAGAAATTTCGTGAGGGCGATAAAGTAATACAAATCAAAAATAATGACCAAAAGAATCTTTCTAATGGAGATATTGGCATCGTCCTTGAAATCACAAATGAAAAAAATGCTAACGGTGAATTAGAGGATATCATGATATGTAATTTTTCAGGTAGAAAAGTTACATTTTATAAAGAAGAATTAAACCAAATAGAACTTGGATACGTCATCACAATTCACAAATCACAAGGTGGCGAATCACCAATTGTTATTATTCCTGTATCAACTAGTCATTACGTTATGTTAGCGCGAAACTTAATTTATACCGGTTTAACAAGGGCTAAAAATATCATGGTTTTTATAGGCTCCCATAAAGCAATGCATATTGCAATTGCGAACGATAAGATTGCTAAAAGGAATAGTCGCTTGGCAGAAAGGATTGTACACTATGTTCGATATAATAATCGTTTTAAAACCCAAGCCAATCTGTTTGAAGCTGAGTAA
- a CDS encoding metal-dependent hydrolase: protein MEWKTHLLSGVVAGYSITGGDWRGALIGGVAGIVPDLDEPKSKFGKMFFFISIPLSMFFAHRTFTHSLLFVLLSSGFALTFLDSEMTLAIIAGLLSHIVADMLTGKVQLFYPYKKRVGIPIPRSFFILIDRVTRYVLLLVVIWWLWEKVMHISI, encoded by the coding sequence ATGGAATGGAAGACGCATTTGTTATCAGGAGTTGTAGCAGGATATTCAATCACAGGTGGAGATTGGAGAGGTGCGTTGATAGGTGGTGTTGCAGGTATTGTGCCAGATTTAGATGAGCCAAAATCAAAGTTCGGTAAAATGTTTTTCTTTATATCTATACCTCTTAGCATGTTTTTTGCACATCGAACTTTTACCCATTCACTATTATTTGTATTACTTTCAAGTGGCTTTGCCTTAACATTTTTAGACAGTGAAATGACTCTTGCGATAATAGCAGGGCTTCTTTCACATATAGTTGCGGATATGCTAACGGGCAAAGTTCAATTATTTTATCCATATAAGAAGAGGGTAGGTATTCCAATACCCCGTTCTTTTTTTATATTAATTGATCGAGTTACAAGGTACGTATTGTTATTAGTTGTTATTTGGTGGCTTTGGGAAAAAGTTATGCATATATCCATCTAG
- a CDS encoding helix-turn-helix domain-containing protein encodes MSLREQIEIAEKNARMRDFESGVNLATVNEQERKANSLGYGLYKIKDSNRCPFAQDIIDNLDVLNRMNYLTTAEYAFVQMIKPLVAISTNEIVNRKTQKSITIAGMAKYLNKDRSGISRTVNKLIEKGILLEIVDPEDLMLFNRTVTERPILMNPEIVYNGDKNNINKTLIKLIISNDVLEGNKIYLPWKVWFNKGNRSGRLYARKSYLKFKGSDKDGKTN; translated from the coding sequence ATGAGTTTAAGGGAGCAAATTGAAATCGCCGAAAAAAATGCAAGGATGCGGGATTTTGAGAGCGGTGTAAATTTAGCCACAGTCAATGAGCAAGAAAGGAAAGCCAATAGTTTAGGGTATGGCTTATATAAAATAAAGGATTCTAATAGATGTCCATTTGCTCAAGATATTATTGACAACTTAGATGTCCTTAACCGAATGAATTATCTTACAACAGCGGAATATGCTTTTGTGCAAATGATTAAACCATTGGTTGCTATATCAACCAATGAAATTGTGAATAGAAAGACACAAAAATCGATAACAATTGCAGGTATGGCAAAGTATTTAAACAAAGATCGGTCAGGGATAAGTCGTACAGTTAATAAATTAATTGAAAAGGGAATTTTATTAGAGATTGTTGATCCAGAAGATTTGATGCTGTTCAATCGCACTGTAACAGAAAGACCCATATTAATGAACCCTGAAATTGTATACAACGGCGATAAAAACAATATAAACAAGACTTTAATCAAACTCATTATTTCAAACGATGTTCTAGAAGGGAACAAAATTTATCTGCCTTGGAAGGTTTGGTTTAATAAAGGCAATAGAAGCGGACGTTTATATGCTAGAAAGTCCTATTTGAAATTTAAAGGAAGTGATAAGGATGGAAAAACTAATTAA
- a CDS encoding helix-turn-helix transcriptional regulator yields the protein MIAYQDREYVIETIRKNREKHRMTKTYMSIQLGFRSPSGYANIEYGKRNLSFINGVKIFKLLNMGFTNISIESFTVDKLKKYRKERGISITFISRKLGYKRPSSYANIENGKRNLSFINAVKISQILNVEVEELFFTQNIHKMNN from the coding sequence ATGATTGCTTATCAAGATCGAGAGTATGTAATTGAGACAATTAGAAAAAATAGAGAAAAACATCGTATGACCAAAACCTATATGTCTATTCAGTTGGGTTTTAGAAGTCCTAGTGGCTATGCAAACATTGAATATGGCAAGCGAAACTTGAGTTTTATCAACGGTGTAAAAATTTTTAAGCTATTAAATATGGGATTTACAAACATTTCAATTGAATCCTTTACTGTCGACAAGTTAAAGAAATATAGAAAAGAAAGAGGTATTTCAATAACATTTATATCTAGGAAGTTAGGTTATAAAAGGCCAAGTAGCTATGCAAATATTGAAAATGGGAAAAGAAATTTAAGTTTTATCAATGCTGTTAAGATTTCGCAAATATTAAATGTGGAAGTAGAAGAGCTTTTTTTTACACAAAATATACACAAAATGAATAACTAA
- a CDS encoding helix-turn-helix transcriptional regulator — protein sequence MKNKKELPLPQKMKQLRESRKWTKTDAASKLNKTLSTYANWEYGLREPDSEHLKKIADLYEVSIDYLLGRTDNPNTVERNEEEKGFLEAIENLELKRWILDLPKSPEEDLEKLRLMWKIIKDEK from the coding sequence ATGAAAAATAAAAAAGAGCTACCGCTTCCTCAAAAAATGAAGCAACTTCGTGAAAGTAGAAAATGGACGAAAACAGATGCAGCTAGCAAATTAAACAAAACTTTATCAACATATGCTAACTGGGAGTACGGTCTAAGAGAGCCAGATAGCGAACATTTAAAAAAAATCGCTGATTTATATGAAGTATCTATTGATTATCTATTAGGTAGAACCGATAATCCTAATACAGTGGAAAGAAACGAAGAAGAAAAAGGATTTTTAGAAGCCATTGAAAATTTAGAATTAAAAAGATGGATTTTAGATTTACCTAAATCTCCCGAGGAAGATTTAGAAAAACTACGATTAATGTGGAAAATTATCAAAGACGAAAAATAG
- a CDS encoding ParM/StbA family protein, producing MAIIVSVDIGYGFVKAISSSGKRVLFPSLVGRGYERTITDIFSDEKNQLSNMQIIYKNENWFVGELANESRSLSRVFQRERFEHLYTHILLNVAIQLVTEKDSGPIYLATGLPLDFYKAQVKSFQDAITGSKAKIEWQSGVLKGQKIENVIEKAIVFPQGASAVFAALINHEGKYVYPQYMIPGSLIALIDIGFRTTDYVVVEIQENGSFAPKAKLSGTVDHGVVNLHRDVRQAFKAKSGGADLNEFFLNRVLKDKKIRYKGQEMDFSQIIEESQKSIIMNIADRLKNVWGDESDLFDALFLAGGGGSLFESLLQPHFDNRLINVTESQFANAIGYFRLGKSVFEKTIKN from the coding sequence ATGGCAATAATTGTTTCTGTAGATATCGGGTATGGATTTGTGAAGGCTATATCATCATCAGGAAAACGAGTATTGTTTCCTTCATTAGTAGGGAGAGGTTACGAAAGAACAATTACCGATATATTTAGCGATGAAAAAAATCAACTATCCAATATGCAAATCATTTATAAAAATGAAAATTGGTTTGTAGGTGAGCTTGCTAATGAATCGAGGTCTTTATCGAGGGTGTTCCAGCGAGAACGTTTTGAGCATCTCTATACACATATTTTATTGAATGTTGCCATTCAGCTCGTGACAGAAAAGGATTCTGGTCCAATTTATCTAGCAACTGGATTACCGCTTGATTTTTATAAGGCGCAGGTAAAAAGTTTTCAGGATGCTATTACAGGATCGAAGGCAAAAATAGAATGGCAATCAGGAGTATTGAAAGGACAAAAAATTGAAAACGTTATTGAAAAAGCGATTGTTTTTCCGCAAGGTGCTTCTGCAGTATTTGCTGCACTAATAAATCATGAAGGGAAGTATGTTTATCCTCAATATATGATACCTGGTTCATTAATAGCTTTAATTGATATAGGGTTCCGAACAACAGATTATGTTGTTGTTGAAATCCAAGAAAATGGTTCCTTTGCTCCTAAAGCAAAATTATCTGGAACTGTGGATCATGGTGTTGTCAACTTACATCGGGATGTACGTCAAGCTTTCAAAGCTAAATCTGGTGGTGCAGATTTGAATGAGTTTTTCTTAAATCGCGTATTGAAGGATAAAAAGATTCGATACAAAGGGCAAGAGATGGATTTCAGCCAAATTATTGAAGAGAGTCAAAAGTCCATCATAATGAATATTGCAGACCGTTTGAAAAATGTCTGGGGCGATGAGTCTGATTTATTTGATGCTCTCTTCTTGGCTGGTGGAGGGGGGAGTTTATTTGAATCTTTGCTCCAACCTCATTTTGACAATCGACTAATTAACGTAACGGAAAGTCAATTTGCCAACGCAATTGGTTACTTTAGATTAGGGAAATCTGTTTTCGAGAAAACGATTAAAAACTAA
- a CDS encoding ATP-dependent helicase: MNQSIDWIPSNNIVLEEAALSAIKSVNNIAIAAGPGAGKTELLAHKAGYLIETNQCVYPKKILAISFKTDAAKNLQERVKQRYGINVSSSFESKTFDAFAKGLLDQFLNGLPEEYRPNKDYEIILSDRNINDIAKSYITEPNLRYTKWQHEYHIPQLINTLKNTSLPIVSIEEDLYSWINIRLWKVLIKGKGDLKSSLTFPMITILVEYLLSINPLIVKALRATYSHVFLDEFQDTTDLQYKLLKTIFYSSDSKLTAVGDTKQRIMGWAGALPNAFEVFESDFNAEETTLLCNFRSAPKLVYIQNIFSQTLSSQSPEVRAAGSWNEEDGICEIWKFDNHNNEATILAENIKNWIVEEQLKPKDFCIIVKQQENIYTASLIDKLSEFDIQSRIEKDYQELLSEELILILIRILELSYKEKSPELWLSVIDEIIEIKYSNLEPQSVNYISIEQELLKLLSEIKNRFTNTDESKFTVDIESVLKDIIDYFGEDIIKSVYPKYNQGDYLNNLIEKMISKLNYKSGISMQELISDFIGEYSIPIMTIHKSKGLEYNTVIFIGVEDKAFWSFSTQREADKNAFFVALSRAKERIIFTVSDKREVSNFGNIENLAQTTEKISELLETLKHAGVPTVPKSMLANTN; encoded by the coding sequence ATGAACCAATCTATTGACTGGATACCATCAAATAATATTGTGTTAGAAGAGGCTGCTTTATCTGCTATAAAAAGTGTAAATAATATCGCAATAGCTGCAGGTCCAGGAGCAGGAAAGACGGAATTATTAGCTCATAAAGCAGGGTATTTAATTGAAACAAATCAATGTGTTTATCCGAAAAAAATTTTAGCTATAAGTTTCAAAACAGATGCCGCTAAAAATCTTCAAGAACGTGTTAAACAGAGATATGGAATAAATGTATCTTCAAGCTTTGAGTCTAAAACATTTGATGCATTTGCTAAAGGTTTGCTGGACCAGTTTTTAAATGGTCTGCCAGAGGAGTATAGACCTAACAAAGATTATGAAATTATACTATCTGATAGAAATATAAATGATATTGCTAAATCCTATATCACGGAGCCTAATCTAAGATATACAAAATGGCAACATGAATATCATATACCACAATTAATTAATACTCTTAAGAACACGAGCCTACCTATAGTAAGTATTGAAGAGGATTTATATTCTTGGATTAATATAAGGTTATGGAAAGTTTTAATTAAAGGAAAAGGTGATCTTAAAAGCTCATTAACTTTTCCAATGATAACAATATTAGTTGAATACTTACTAAGCATAAATCCTTTAATAGTAAAGGCTTTAAGAGCAACGTATAGCCATGTTTTTTTAGACGAGTTTCAAGATACAACAGATTTACAGTATAAATTATTAAAAACCATTTTCTATAGCTCAGATTCAAAATTAACAGCTGTTGGAGATACTAAGCAAAGAATTATGGGGTGGGCAGGGGCATTGCCAAATGCTTTTGAAGTATTTGAATCAGATTTTAATGCTGAAGAAACTACTCTTCTATGTAATTTTAGATCAGCCCCTAAATTGGTGTATATACAAAATATTTTCTCGCAAACTTTAAGTAGTCAATCTCCGGAAGTTAGAGCAGCCGGAAGTTGGAATGAAGAAGATGGTATTTGTGAAATATGGAAATTTGATAATCATAATAATGAAGCAACTATATTAGCGGAAAACATCAAAAATTGGATTGTAGAAGAACAACTTAAACCAAAGGATTTTTGTATCATTGTTAAACAACAAGAAAATATTTATACAGCCTCACTAATAGATAAATTATCTGAATTTGATATTCAAAGTAGGATAGAAAAAGATTATCAGGAGTTATTATCTGAAGAACTGATTTTAATTCTAATAAGAATATTAGAATTATCATATAAAGAAAAATCTCCAGAGTTGTGGTTAAGCGTTATTGATGAAATTATTGAAATTAAGTACAGTAATTTAGAACCCCAAAGTGTCAATTATATATCTATTGAACAAGAGCTATTAAAATTATTATCAGAGATTAAAAATCGGTTTACTAATACAGATGAAAGTAAATTTACCGTTGATATTGAGAGTGTTTTAAAAGACATAATAGATTATTTTGGGGAAGATATTATTAAATCCGTATATCCTAAATACAATCAAGGAGACTATTTAAATAACTTAATAGAAAAGATGATTTCTAAATTAAATTATAAATCCGGAATTTCTATGCAAGAATTGATTAGTGACTTTATAGGAGAATATAGTATTCCTATTATGACAATTCATAAAAGTAAAGGATTGGAGTATAATACGGTAATTTTTATTGGAGTAGAAGATAAAGCTTTTTGGAGTTTTTCTACACAAAGAGAAGCAGATAAAAATGCTTTTTTTGTGGCTCTATCGAGAGCAAAAGAAAGAATAATATTCACGGTTAGTGATAAGAGAGAGGTTTCTAATTTTGGAAATATAGAGAATTTAGCTCAAACTACCGAAAAAATTTCTGAACTATTAGAAACTCTTAAACATGCTGGTGTTCCAACCGTACCAAAATCAATGCTCGCCAATACAAATTAA